One genomic segment of Amycolatopsis sp. WQ 127309 includes these proteins:
- a CDS encoding phospholipase C has product MDTRPRRRRRGLLGAGALASVAVLAVATGSAATTAEAQPLHPYPAQWIPTSTPIKHVVVIFGENIAFDHYFGTYPNAANTDGTPFQAARNTPKVNGLDHKLLADNPNAYNPKRLTHEQALTCDQNHNYGAEQAAFNGGKMDKFVEKTETDKCTGQPVLFGEPGLVMDYFDGNTVTGMWNYAQHYSLNDNSFDANFGPSTPGAINLVSGNTHGVQAVNPVTHEPVSDAYAVQSPDANGVGTMINDPDPAWDDCSDKNHTSTDNLATMHGRNVGDLLNQRHVTWGWFQGGFRPTGSANGYAVCGATHANIGGAAAVDYSPHHEPFQYYPSTANPKHLPPSSVQAIGQTDRANHQYDVADFNDSLQAGSMPAVSFLKAPEYQDGHAGYSDPLDEQQFVVNEVNKIQQSPDWRSTAIVLAYDDSDGWYDHVSSPVINGSHDASQDQAVCTAKKTTLGGYADRCGYGPRLPLMVISPYSKVNHVDHTLTDQTSVLKFIEDNWFAGRIGDSSYDSRANSMSNMFNFWWPQASKLTLDPKTGAVAHR; this is encoded by the coding sequence GTGGACACCCGACCCCGCCGGCGGCGACGCGGCCTGCTCGGCGCCGGGGCACTCGCCTCGGTCGCCGTGCTGGCCGTCGCCACCGGTTCCGCGGCGACCACCGCGGAAGCCCAGCCGCTGCACCCTTACCCGGCGCAGTGGATCCCCACCTCGACGCCGATCAAGCACGTCGTGGTCATCTTCGGCGAGAACATCGCCTTCGACCACTACTTCGGCACCTACCCGAACGCGGCGAACACGGACGGCACGCCGTTCCAGGCCGCGCGCAACACCCCGAAGGTCAACGGCCTGGACCACAAGCTGCTAGCCGACAACCCGAACGCGTACAACCCGAAACGGCTCACCCACGAGCAGGCGCTGACCTGCGACCAGAACCACAACTACGGCGCGGAGCAAGCCGCCTTCAACGGCGGCAAGATGGACAAGTTCGTCGAGAAGACCGAGACGGACAAGTGCACCGGCCAGCCGGTGCTGTTCGGCGAGCCCGGCCTGGTGATGGACTACTTCGACGGCAACACCGTCACGGGCATGTGGAACTACGCGCAGCACTACTCGTTGAACGACAACTCGTTCGACGCGAACTTCGGACCGTCGACCCCGGGCGCGATCAACCTCGTCTCGGGCAACACGCACGGCGTCCAGGCCGTGAACCCGGTGACGCACGAGCCGGTCAGCGACGCGTACGCGGTCCAGTCGCCGGACGCGAACGGCGTCGGCACGATGATCAACGACCCGGACCCGGCCTGGGACGACTGCTCGGACAAGAACCACACGAGCACGGACAACCTGGCGACCATGCACGGCCGCAACGTCGGCGACCTGCTCAACCAGCGCCACGTGACGTGGGGCTGGTTCCAGGGCGGCTTCCGCCCGACCGGTTCGGCCAACGGTTACGCGGTCTGCGGCGCCACGCACGCCAACATCGGCGGCGCGGCGGCGGTGGACTACAGCCCGCACCACGAGCCGTTCCAGTACTACCCGTCGACGGCGAACCCGAAGCACCTGCCGCCGTCGTCGGTCCAGGCGATCGGCCAGACGGACCGCGCGAACCACCAGTACGACGTCGCGGACTTCAACGACTCCCTGCAGGCCGGCTCGATGCCCGCGGTGAGCTTCCTGAAGGCCCCGGAGTACCAGGACGGTCACGCGGGCTACTCGGACCCGCTGGACGAACAGCAGTTCGTGGTCAACGAAGTCAACAAGATCCAGCAGTCCCCCGACTGGCGCTCGACGGCGATCGTCCTGGCGTACGACGACTCGGACGGCTGGTACGACCACGTCTCGTCCCCGGTGATCAACGGCTCTCACGACGCTTCGCAGGACCAGGCCGTCTGCACCGCGAAGAAGACGACACTGGGCGGCTACGCGGACCGCTGCGGCTACGGCCCGCGGCTTCCGTTGATGGTGATTTCCCCGTACAGCAAGGTGAACCACGTCGACCACACGCTGACGGACCAGACCTCGGTGCTGAAGTTCATCGAGGACAACTGGTTCGCCGGCCGCATCGGCGACAGTTCGTACGATTCACGGGCCAATTCGATGTCCAACATGTTCAACTTCTGGTGGCCTCAGGCGTCGAAGCTGACGCTCGACCCGAAGACCGGGGCCGTAGCACATCGGTAG
- a CDS encoding HNH endonuclease signature motif containing protein: MDDDRMWQADAVALADRVDELVTRIRCAEAELGAALVEIERRGVDELFGYRSVASFLADRADISAGVAGKLMRRARELNADPALAPAAAAAAREGRLSNPAINTILDTVRQIPDEYRADAERELVTLARTAGRRQVAVLGAHLLGRFIPDATSPPTPERQLSLRRKRTGVWELRGRFDDETGTRAHAMLDSLTERRSDNPRSPRERFGDAFSDVIDLALNSLELPRQSGRRALTRVTVSIAGRKSGTGLTCLDDAGEIPAADALIHACDGSTISAVPDGESESQDPSRLRRLMTAGLRRALHLHGRGCAFGGCHRPPRQCQGHHIRQQSEDGPASWESPVQLCGYHHRLLHGLGWQIHITPDGLAESTPPTSHDRRRKPDRNNVDSPLPRAA; this comes from the coding sequence GTGGACGACGACCGGATGTGGCAGGCAGACGCGGTGGCATTAGCCGACCGCGTCGATGAGTTGGTGACCCGGATCCGTTGTGCGGAAGCGGAACTGGGCGCGGCGCTGGTCGAGATCGAGCGCCGCGGCGTAGACGAGCTGTTCGGATACCGTTCAGTGGCGAGCTTTCTGGCAGACCGGGCGGACATTTCCGCTGGTGTGGCAGGAAAGCTGATGCGGCGGGCGCGAGAGTTGAACGCGGATCCCGCGCTGGCCCCTGCCGCCGCCGCGGCGGCCCGTGAAGGCCGGCTAAGCAACCCGGCGATCAACACGATCCTCGACACGGTGCGTCAGATCCCAGACGAGTATCGAGCGGATGCCGAACGCGAACTGGTGACGCTGGCCAGGACCGCGGGCCGAAGACAGGTGGCCGTGTTGGGCGCGCACCTGCTGGGCCGCTTCATCCCGGACGCCACGTCTCCGCCTACTCCCGAGCGCCAGTTGTCGTTGCGGCGCAAAAGAACCGGCGTCTGGGAGCTACGCGGTCGATTCGACGACGAGACCGGCACTCGAGCCCATGCAATGCTGGATTCCCTGACCGAGCGCCGATCCGACAACCCCCGCTCTCCAAGGGAACGTTTCGGCGACGCGTTCTCGGACGTGATCGACCTGGCTCTGAACTCTCTCGAACTCCCGCGCCAGTCCGGCCGACGAGCCCTCACGCGCGTGACGGTATCCATCGCGGGCCGGAAATCCGGCACTGGCTTGACCTGTCTGGACGACGCAGGCGAGATCCCGGCAGCGGATGCCCTGATCCACGCGTGCGACGGCAGCACCATCTCCGCGGTACCGGACGGCGAGAGCGAGTCCCAGGACCCGAGCCGCCTCCGGCGCTTGATGACGGCGGGACTTCGCCGAGCCCTGCACTTGCATGGCCGAGGCTGCGCGTTCGGTGGTTGCCACCGACCACCCCGCCAGTGCCAGGGCCACCACATCCGACAGCAGTCCGAGGACGGCCCGGCGAGCTGGGAAAGTCCGGTCCAGCTGTGTGGCTACCACCACCGTCTGCTGCACGGGTTGGGCTGGCAGATCCACATCACCCCGGACGGCCTGGCGGAGTCCACCCCGCCGACGTCCCACGACCGACGCCGAAAACCCGATCGCAACAACGTCGACAGCCCACTGCCCAGGGCGGCCTGA
- a CDS encoding ATP-binding protein, with the protein MHESAGSAAPFRCHGVAAAPEALRRLRHDLTAWALAAGVEPARAQDIALASYEALANVADHAYHGSGSGLVDLDAAIHADRVEVVITDHGQWRTPVPDPRPVSLRGRGLMLLRASADRADIASGEDGTVVTLAWDLDPVRP; encoded by the coding sequence ATGCACGAATCCGCCGGGTCGGCGGCCCCGTTCCGCTGTCACGGCGTGGCTGCCGCACCTGAGGCGTTGCGGCGCCTGCGGCACGACCTCACGGCGTGGGCCCTGGCCGCGGGCGTCGAGCCGGCCCGGGCCCAGGACATCGCGCTGGCGAGCTACGAGGCGCTGGCCAACGTGGCCGACCACGCGTACCACGGCTCGGGCTCCGGCCTGGTCGACCTCGACGCAGCGATCCACGCCGACCGCGTCGAGGTGGTCATCACGGACCACGGCCAGTGGCGCACGCCGGTCCCCGATCCCCGCCCGGTTTCGTTGCGGGGCCGGGGGTTGATGTTGCTGCGGGCGAGCGCAGACCGGGCGGACATCGCGTCCGGCGAGGACGGGACTGTGGTGACTCTAGCCTGGGATCTGGACCCAGTGCGTCCGTAA
- a CDS encoding STAS domain-containing protein has protein sequence MSPSPRDLPATELAATLDWRGQAAVLRVAGEIDLLSAPDFEEVVDTVLAEGPEVLVVDLRAVTFFCSAGLQVLAAAHRKLAEHALRVVSDSPVTSGPLTTTGLDTWIGVHPTVDEALRK, from the coding sequence GTGAGCCCTTCACCCCGGGATCTCCCCGCCACCGAGCTGGCGGCCACGCTCGACTGGCGCGGCCAGGCCGCCGTGCTCCGCGTGGCGGGCGAAATCGACCTGCTCAGCGCACCGGACTTCGAGGAAGTCGTCGACACCGTGCTCGCCGAAGGCCCCGAAGTGCTGGTGGTCGACCTGCGAGCGGTGACGTTCTTCTGTTCGGCGGGCCTGCAGGTGCTCGCGGCCGCGCACCGCAAACTGGCGGAGCACGCGTTGCGGGTTGTCAGTGATTCGCCGGTGACGTCGGGACCGCTGACGACCACCGGGCTCGACACGTGGATCGGCGTCCACCCGACGGTCGACGAAGCCCTCCGGAAGTGA
- a CDS encoding response regulator, with protein sequence MTEALPPIDILLVEDDPGDVLMTQEAFEHHKIRNALHVASDGVEALRFLHREGPFADAPRPGLILLDLNLPRKDGREVLGEIKQDPALRTIPVVVLTTSEAEEDILRSYDLHANAYVTKPVDFEKFVEVVRQIDDFWVTVVQLPHR encoded by the coding sequence ATGACCGAGGCCCTGCCCCCGATCGACATCCTGCTCGTCGAGGACGACCCCGGCGACGTGCTGATGACCCAGGAAGCGTTCGAGCACCACAAGATCCGCAACGCCCTGCACGTCGCGAGCGACGGCGTCGAAGCGCTTCGCTTCCTGCACCGCGAGGGCCCGTTCGCCGACGCGCCGCGGCCGGGGCTGATCCTGCTCGACCTCAACCTGCCCCGCAAGGACGGGCGCGAGGTCCTCGGCGAGATCAAGCAGGACCCGGCGCTGCGGACCATCCCGGTGGTCGTGCTGACGACGTCGGAGGCGGAGGAGGACATCCTGCGCAGCTACGACCTGCACGCCAACGCCTACGTCACCAAGCCGGTCGACTTCGAGAAGTTCGTCGAGGTGGTCCGGCAGATCGACGACTTCTGGGTCACCGTGGTGCAGTTGCCGCACCGCTGA
- a CDS encoding ATP-binding protein: MTGTVRGWPIRRWLTLLAVTEAVLLLAALAGGGIALNNLTDARNRLLDVIGSQRLAAIQLSTAMLNQETGVRGYQLGRQPDFLTPYTDGVRSQADAVSQLRQLGATPGTQIGDDLDRVQRAASAWQATIAPTIAPAAPAVTPAQADRSRTQFDAVRGALDAQAAHLTTLRGEGRADLDSAATFLTAMLVAVAVLILLLFVLLFLGLRRVITRPILRLAGEVRHVADQDIHRPVRGDGPIELVQLGSDVEAMRQRILDEVAELERAHALLDRRTHELERSNADLEQFAYVASHDLQEPLRKVASFCQLLQRRYTGLLDERGEQYIEYAVDGAKRMQGLINDLLSFSRVGRKPGEHVVVPAGELVDGALANLEVALSLNRGKVTHDDLPDVRVEPALLTAVFQNLIGNALKFHGEVPPEVRVTADRDGDDWVFAVRDNGIGIEAEYADRVFALFQRLHSRSAYPGTGIGLAMCRRIVEYHGGRIWLDTEAGAEGATFRFTLPARLERGAEENEDA, translated from the coding sequence ATGACCGGGACCGTGCGCGGCTGGCCGATCCGCCGCTGGCTGACCCTGCTCGCCGTGACCGAGGCCGTGCTGCTGCTCGCGGCCCTGGCCGGCGGCGGGATCGCGTTGAACAACCTCACCGACGCCCGCAACCGCCTGCTCGACGTCATCGGCTCCCAGCGGCTCGCCGCCATCCAGCTGTCGACGGCCATGCTGAACCAGGAGACCGGCGTCCGCGGTTACCAGCTCGGCCGGCAGCCGGACTTCCTCACGCCCTACACCGACGGCGTCCGCTCGCAGGCCGACGCCGTCAGCCAGCTGCGGCAGCTCGGGGCCACGCCGGGCACGCAGATCGGCGACGACCTCGACCGCGTGCAGCGGGCCGCGTCGGCCTGGCAGGCGACGATCGCGCCCACCATCGCCCCGGCCGCGCCCGCGGTCACCCCGGCGCAGGCCGACCGCAGCCGTACCCAGTTCGACGCCGTGCGCGGCGCCCTCGACGCCCAGGCCGCTCACCTCACGACGCTGCGTGGCGAAGGCCGCGCCGACCTCGACAGCGCGGCGACCTTCCTGACCGCGATGCTCGTCGCCGTCGCCGTGCTCATCCTGCTGCTGTTCGTCCTGCTGTTCCTGGGGCTGCGGCGCGTCATCACGCGGCCCATCCTGCGGCTGGCCGGCGAGGTCCGGCACGTCGCCGACCAGGACATCCACCGGCCGGTCCGCGGTGACGGGCCGATCGAGCTCGTCCAGCTCGGCAGTGACGTCGAGGCCATGCGGCAGCGGATCCTCGACGAGGTGGCCGAGCTGGAGCGGGCGCACGCGCTCCTGGACCGGCGGACGCACGAGCTGGAGCGGTCCAACGCCGACCTGGAGCAGTTCGCGTACGTCGCTTCGCACGACCTCCAGGAGCCGCTGCGGAAGGTGGCCAGCTTCTGCCAGCTGCTGCAACGGCGGTACACGGGCCTGCTCGACGAGCGCGGCGAGCAGTACATCGAGTACGCCGTCGACGGCGCCAAGCGCATGCAGGGCCTGATCAACGATCTCCTGTCGTTCTCCCGCGTCGGCCGGAAGCCGGGGGAGCACGTCGTGGTCCCCGCGGGCGAACTGGTCGACGGCGCGCTCGCGAACCTCGAAGTCGCCCTCTCGCTCAACCGCGGCAAGGTGACCCACGACGACCTGCCCGACGTCCGCGTCGAGCCGGCGCTGCTGACGGCCGTCTTCCAGAACCTCATCGGCAACGCGCTGAAGTTCCACGGCGAGGTGCCGCCGGAGGTGCGCGTCACCGCCGACCGCGACGGCGACGACTGGGTGTTCGCGGTGCGGGACAACGGGATCGGCATCGAAGCCGAGTACGCCGACCGGGTCTTCGCACTGTTCCAGCGGCTGCACTCCCGCAGCGCCTACCCGGGCACGGGCATCGGGCTGGCCATGTGCCGCCGGATCGTCGAGTACCACGGTGGCCGGATCTGGCTCGACACCGAAGCCGGTGCCGAGGGTGCCACTTTCCGCTTCACCCTGCCCGCTCGGCTCGAGCGCGGCGCAGAGGAAAACGAGGACGCATGA
- a CDS encoding PP2C family protein-serine/threonine phosphatase, which produces MTADSSWDPRTRLRVLLIEDDDGDALLVDEMLADTSVPVALERVETLSAALAAPLTADCVLLDLQLPDARGLGGLTRLAQHAPGVAVVVLTGQHDQATGVAAVAAGAQDYLVKDQVDGPLLVKALRFARERKRAEQVEQQFLQQQLLARENARLERGLLPSPLLRDPHLELASRYRPGRNGSLLGGDFYDAIELTDGSLNMIIGDVCGHGPDEAALGVALRIAWRSLVMAGLPMPDVLSMVERVLVHERIEPLFATVCMVVVAPDRRSLRLSLAGHLPPLLLTPGDGHLLSGERLGVPLGVVEGTKWEALDVPLDPGWSLLLYTDGVFEGRVGAGSERLGHERMAELVLDIRHQDGLHGRALLDELIARAERLNSGPLDDDVALALLNHIPGETGR; this is translated from the coding sequence GTGACCGCCGACTCATCGTGGGATCCCCGCACCCGCTTGCGCGTGCTGCTGATCGAGGACGACGACGGCGACGCGCTGCTGGTCGACGAGATGCTCGCCGACACCTCCGTGCCGGTCGCGCTCGAACGCGTCGAGACCCTTTCCGCGGCCCTGGCCGCGCCGCTGACCGCCGACTGCGTCCTGCTCGACCTCCAGCTGCCCGACGCGAGGGGGCTCGGCGGGCTCACCCGCCTCGCCCAGCACGCGCCCGGCGTCGCGGTCGTCGTGCTGACCGGCCAGCACGACCAGGCCACCGGCGTCGCCGCGGTCGCCGCCGGCGCGCAGGACTACCTCGTCAAGGACCAGGTCGACGGGCCGCTGCTGGTGAAGGCCCTGCGCTTCGCCCGCGAACGCAAGCGCGCCGAGCAGGTCGAGCAGCAGTTCCTCCAGCAGCAGCTGCTCGCCCGCGAGAACGCCCGGCTCGAGCGCGGCCTGCTGCCCAGCCCGCTGCTGCGCGACCCGCACCTCGAACTCGCTTCCCGCTACCGGCCCGGCCGCAACGGCTCCCTGCTCGGCGGCGACTTCTACGACGCCATCGAGCTCACCGACGGCAGTCTCAACATGATCATCGGCGACGTCTGCGGCCACGGCCCGGACGAGGCCGCGCTCGGCGTCGCGCTGCGGATCGCGTGGCGCTCGCTGGTGATGGCCGGCCTGCCGATGCCCGACGTGCTGAGCATGGTCGAGCGGGTCCTGGTGCACGAGCGGATCGAGCCGCTGTTCGCGACGGTCTGCATGGTCGTCGTCGCGCCGGACCGAAGATCCCTGCGCCTGTCGCTGGCGGGGCACCTGCCGCCGCTGCTGCTCACCCCCGGCGACGGGCACCTGCTCTCCGGCGAACGCCTCGGCGTCCCGCTCGGCGTCGTCGAGGGCACGAAATGGGAGGCCCTCGACGTGCCGCTGGACCCCGGCTGGTCACTGCTGCTCTACACCGACGGCGTGTTCGAAGGCCGCGTCGGCGCCGGGTCCGAACGGCTCGGCCACGAGCGGATGGCCGAGCTCGTGCTCGACATCCGCCACCAGGACGGCCTCCACGGCCGCGCCCTCCTCGACGAACTGATCGCCCGCGCCGAACGCCTCAACTCCGGCCCGCTGGACGACGACGTCGCCCTCGCCCTGCTCAACCACATCCCCGGGGAGACCGGCCGATGA
- a CDS encoding MSMEG_0565 family glycosyltransferase yields MRIALLSYSTKPRGGVVHTLALAEALAALGEDVTVWTLGRGGDAGFFRPVDPAVRLSIVPFPDVPGESVGARILRSIAVLRAAFTPDAYDVVHAQDCISANAVDACVRTIHHLDTFTTPELAACHERAIVRPYAHVCVSESVAAEVRDGWGIEATVIPNGVDYDRFANARPDTGRGRYVLAVGGIEPRKGSLDLLEAYALLAEPDVRLVIAGGETLFDYREYRTRWEKRAAELGVEPEVLGPVEHDELPSLMASAAVFAFPSTKEGFGLAAMEALAAGVPVVTRDLPVLREVFGEVARFAVDPPGFARELRTAMAGGDPAPGRALAQRYTWPAAAAAHRTFYRSLLSGGA; encoded by the coding sequence ATGCGCATCGCCCTGCTGAGCTACTCGACCAAACCCCGCGGCGGCGTCGTGCACACGCTCGCGCTGGCCGAAGCCCTCGCGGCGCTCGGCGAGGACGTCACGGTGTGGACGCTCGGCCGCGGCGGCGACGCGGGGTTCTTCCGGCCGGTGGACCCCGCTGTCCGATTGTCGATCGTGCCCTTCCCGGACGTCCCCGGCGAGAGCGTCGGCGCGCGGATCCTGCGCTCGATCGCGGTGCTGCGCGCGGCATTCACGCCGGACGCGTACGACGTCGTGCACGCGCAGGACTGCATCAGCGCGAACGCCGTCGACGCTTGCGTCCGGACGATCCACCACCTCGACACCTTCACCACGCCGGAGCTGGCGGCCTGCCACGAACGCGCGATCGTCCGGCCGTACGCGCACGTCTGCGTGTCGGAGTCCGTGGCCGCCGAGGTGCGCGACGGCTGGGGCATCGAGGCGACCGTGATCCCCAACGGCGTCGACTACGACCGGTTCGCCAACGCCCGCCCCGATACCGGCCGAGGACGTTATGTCTTGGCGGTGGGAGGGATCGAGCCGCGCAAGGGCTCGCTGGACCTGCTGGAGGCGTACGCGCTGCTGGCCGAACCGGACGTCCGCCTGGTCATCGCGGGCGGCGAGACGCTCTTCGACTATCGCGAGTACCGCACTCGCTGGGAGAAACGCGCCGCCGAACTGGGCGTCGAGCCGGAGGTGCTGGGCCCGGTCGAGCACGACGAGCTGCCGTCGCTGATGGCGTCCGCCGCGGTGTTCGCCTTCCCGTCGACCAAGGAAGGCTTCGGGCTGGCCGCGATGGAGGCACTGGCCGCCGGGGTGCCGGTGGTGACGCGTGACCTGCCCGTGCTGCGCGAAGTCTTCGGCGAGGTGGCCCGCTTCGCCGTCGACCCGCCCGGTTTCGCCCGGGAGCTGCGGACCGCGATGGCGGGGGGTGATCCGGCGCCGGGCCGCGCGCTGGCGCAGCGGTACACGTGGCCGGCGGCCGCGGCAGCGCACCGGACGTTCTACCGCTCCCTGCTCAGCGGCGGCGCTTGA
- a CDS encoding carbon-nitrogen hydrolase family protein, with product MGQIRIAAVAAHFGRDLDFDLQRIATLIDHARSAGAALLVLPDAALGGYLADLRHPDPEALPPALDPDCPELKTIQSLAAEMVVCVGYCEADGPRRYNSAVCVTGDGVLGRHRKVHQPPGESIAYEPGAEFAAFDTPVGRVGMLIDYDKTFPESARSLAVDGADIVACLSAWPTSITNRAPRMAQDRQSRLFDLYDQARAAENQVVLVSSNQTGAMGGMRFLGQAKVVGPGGEILARTWSKAGIAVAELDVEQELANARRVLHHLGERKPEVYREA from the coding sequence ACGCTGATCGACCACGCGCGCTCGGCCGGCGCCGCGCTGCTGGTGCTGCCGGACGCGGCCCTCGGCGGTTACCTCGCCGACCTGCGCCATCCGGACCCGGAGGCGCTCCCGCCGGCCCTCGACCCCGACTGTCCGGAACTGAAGACGATCCAGTCGCTCGCCGCGGAGATGGTCGTGTGCGTCGGTTACTGCGAAGCCGACGGGCCGCGGCGCTACAACTCCGCGGTGTGCGTCACGGGTGACGGCGTGCTCGGCCGGCACCGCAAGGTCCACCAGCCGCCAGGGGAGAGCATCGCGTACGAACCGGGCGCCGAGTTCGCCGCGTTCGACACGCCGGTCGGGCGGGTCGGCATGCTGATCGACTACGACAAGACGTTCCCCGAGTCGGCCCGCTCGCTGGCGGTCGACGGCGCGGACATCGTCGCCTGCCTGAGCGCGTGGCCGACCAGCATCACCAACCGCGCGCCGCGGATGGCGCAGGACCGCCAGTCGCGGCTGTTCGACCTCTACGACCAGGCGCGCGCCGCGGAGAACCAGGTCGTGCTCGTGTCGTCCAACCAGACCGGCGCGATGGGCGGCATGCGGTTCCTCGGCCAGGCCAAGGTCGTCGGCCCAGGCGGCGAGATCCTCGCGCGGACCTGGTCCAAGGCCGGCATCGCGGTCGCCGAACTCGACGTCGAACAAGAACTCGCGAACGCCCGCCGTGTGCTGCACCACCTGGGGGAACGGAAACCCGAGGTCTACCGGGAGGCCTGA